One segment of Phaeacidiphilus oryzae TH49 DNA contains the following:
- the rlmN gene encoding 23S rRNA (adenine(2503)-C(2))-methyltransferase RlmN, producing MPKPLPGELTFVAPRGAKPPRHLADLSAAERKEAVAELGEKPFRAKQLSHHYFARLSDRPEEWTDIPAAARDRLSAGLLPELMSVVRHVSCDDDTTRKTLWKLFDGTLVESVLMRYPDRVTMCISSQAGCGMNCPFCATGQAGLTRNLSTAEIVEQIAAGMRALRAGEIPGGEARLSNVVFMGMGEPLANYKRVMGAIRRLTDPAPDGFGLSQRGITVSTVGLVPAMRRLAEEDMSLRLAVSLHAPDDELRDTLVPVNTRWKVSEVLDAAWYYAERSGRRVSIEYALIKDVNDQAWRADLLGRLLSGHRAHVNLIPLNPTPGSKWTASRPEDEREFVHRLEARGVPVTVRDTRGQEIDGACGQLAAAG from the coding sequence ATGCCCAAGCCATTGCCAGGTGAGCTCACCTTCGTCGCACCGCGCGGTGCCAAGCCGCCGCGCCATCTCGCCGACCTCTCCGCCGCCGAGCGGAAGGAGGCCGTCGCCGAACTCGGCGAGAAGCCGTTCCGCGCGAAGCAGCTCTCCCACCACTACTTCGCCCGCCTGTCCGACCGCCCCGAGGAGTGGACCGACATCCCCGCCGCCGCGCGGGACCGGCTCTCCGCGGGGCTGCTGCCCGAGCTGATGTCGGTCGTCCGGCACGTCTCCTGCGACGACGACACCACCCGCAAGACGCTGTGGAAGCTCTTCGACGGCACGCTGGTCGAGTCCGTGCTGATGCGCTACCCGGACCGGGTCACCATGTGCATCAGCTCGCAGGCGGGCTGCGGGATGAACTGCCCGTTCTGCGCCACCGGCCAGGCCGGGCTGACCCGCAACCTGTCGACGGCGGAGATCGTCGAGCAGATCGCCGCCGGGATGCGGGCGCTGCGGGCCGGCGAGATCCCGGGCGGCGAGGCCCGGCTGAGCAACGTCGTCTTCATGGGCATGGGCGAGCCGCTGGCCAACTACAAGCGGGTGATGGGCGCGATCCGCCGGCTGACCGACCCGGCGCCGGACGGCTTCGGGCTCTCCCAGCGCGGGATCACCGTCTCCACGGTGGGCCTGGTGCCGGCGATGCGGCGGCTGGCCGAGGAGGACATGTCGCTCCGGCTCGCGGTCTCCCTCCACGCGCCCGACGACGAGCTGCGGGACACGCTGGTGCCGGTCAACACCCGGTGGAAGGTCTCCGAGGTGCTGGACGCGGCGTGGTACTACGCCGAGCGGTCCGGCCGCCGGGTCTCCATCGAGTACGCGCTGATCAAGGACGTCAACGACCAGGCGTGGCGGGCGGACCTGCTGGGCCGGCTGCTGAGCGGGCACCGCGCGCATGTGAACCTGATCCCGCTGAACCCGACTCCGGGCTCGAAGTGGACGGCCTCCCGTCCGGAGGACGAGCGCGAGTTCGTCCACCGCCTGGAGGCCCGCGGCGTGCCGGTCACCGTCCGGGACACCCGCGGCCAGGAGATCGACGGCGCCTGCGGCCAGCTGGCGGCGGCGGGCTGA
- a CDS encoding phosphatidate cytidylyltransferase, with protein sequence MPPVTDGPPPEPADDARTTRLAGPLFRDEAGDPAGHGGGDRSTAADLEATAQLPLVAPGAPGLSDAPSDLRRGAGTPGGYAAAVPQPEQSSPSQPPSGQPQTGRPQTGQPQTGQPSNGQQPKKAPRGGRNLPAAVGVGVGLGAVILASLFFVKSLFIVVVAAAVVVGVYELTSRLTERKGIRVPVVPVAVGGVAMQVAAYFKGAEGALLAFALTALAVLVWRMAEPPEEYLRDVTAGIFTAFYVPLLATFVILLLKADDGPERVVLFLLLTVCSDTGAYAVGALFGKHKLAPRISPGKTREGLVGGVGLAMIAGALGTQFMIDNGHWWQGLVLGACVAVSATLGDLGESMIKRDLGIKDMGTLLPGHGGLMDRLDSLLPSAPVVWLVLAGLIGTG encoded by the coding sequence ATGCCACCAGTCACCGACGGCCCGCCGCCGGAGCCCGCGGACGACGCGCGCACCACCCGGCTCGCAGGCCCCCTCTTCCGCGACGAGGCCGGCGACCCGGCCGGCCACGGCGGCGGCGACCGCTCCACGGCCGCCGACCTGGAGGCCACCGCGCAGTTGCCGCTGGTGGCACCCGGTGCGCCCGGGCTCTCTGACGCGCCGTCGGATCTCCGACGGGGCGCCGGGACGCCGGGCGGGTACGCTGCCGCCGTGCCGCAGCCGGAACAGTCGAGCCCCAGCCAGCCGCCGAGCGGCCAGCCGCAGACAGGCCGGCCGCAGACGGGTCAGCCGCAGACAGGCCAGCCGTCGAACGGTCAGCAGCCGAAGAAGGCCCCGCGCGGGGGGCGGAACCTGCCCGCCGCGGTCGGGGTCGGCGTCGGACTCGGCGCGGTCATCCTGGCCTCGCTGTTCTTCGTCAAGTCGCTCTTCATCGTGGTCGTCGCGGCCGCGGTGGTGGTCGGCGTGTACGAGCTGACGAGTCGTCTCACGGAGCGCAAGGGCATCCGGGTACCGGTGGTGCCGGTGGCCGTCGGCGGCGTGGCGATGCAGGTCGCCGCGTACTTCAAGGGCGCAGAGGGCGCCCTCCTCGCCTTCGCGCTGACGGCGCTTGCGGTGCTGGTCTGGCGGATGGCCGAGCCGCCGGAGGAGTACCTGCGGGACGTCACGGCGGGCATCTTCACCGCCTTCTACGTCCCGCTGCTGGCGACCTTCGTGATACTGCTGCTCAAGGCCGACGACGGGCCTGAACGGGTGGTCCTCTTCCTCCTGCTGACGGTCTGCTCGGACACCGGTGCGTACGCCGTCGGCGCGCTCTTCGGCAAGCACAAGCTGGCGCCGCGGATCAGCCCGGGGAAGACCCGGGAGGGCCTGGTCGGCGGAGTCGGGCTGGCGATGATCGCCGGAGCGCTGGGCACCCAGTTCATGATCGACAACGGTCACTGGTGGCAGGGGCTCGTCCTGGGGGCGTGCGTCGCCGTCAGCGCGACCCTGGGCGACCTCGGCGAGTCCATGATCAAGCGTGATCTGGGCATCAAGGACATGGGCACCCTGCTGCCCGGGCACGGCGGGCTGATGGACCGCCTCGACTCCCTGCTGCCGAGCGCCCCGGTGGTCTGGCTGGTGCTGGCCGGACTCATCGGCACCGGCTGA
- the frr gene encoding ribosome recycling factor, producing the protein MIEEILLEAEEKMEKAVTVAKEDLAAIRTGRAHPAMFAKIVAEYYGAPTPINQLASFSVPEPRMAVVTPFDKTSLRAIEEAIRNSDLGVNPTNDGTLIRVVFPQLTEERRKEYIKVARGKGEDAKVSIRSVRRKAKETLDKLAKDGEAGEDEVRRAEKELQDTTDKYVAQVDELLKHKEAELLEV; encoded by the coding sequence GTGATCGAAGAGATCCTCCTCGAGGCAGAGGAGAAGATGGAGAAGGCCGTCACGGTCGCCAAGGAGGACCTGGCCGCGATCCGTACCGGCCGTGCTCACCCGGCGATGTTCGCGAAGATCGTCGCCGAGTACTACGGGGCGCCGACCCCGATCAACCAGCTCGCCTCGTTCTCGGTGCCCGAGCCGCGGATGGCCGTCGTGACGCCGTTCGACAAGACCTCGCTGCGCGCCATCGAGGAGGCCATCCGCAACTCCGACCTCGGCGTCAACCCGACGAACGACGGCACCCTCATCCGGGTGGTCTTCCCGCAGCTCACCGAGGAGCGGCGGAAGGAGTACATCAAGGTCGCGCGCGGCAAGGGCGAGGACGCCAAGGTGTCCATCCGCTCGGTCCGCCGCAAGGCCAAGGAGACCCTGGACAAGCTGGCCAAGGACGGGGAGGCCGGCGAGGACGAGGTCCGCCGCGCGGAGAAGGAGCTGCAGGACACCACCGACAAGTATGTCGCGCAGGTGGACGAGCTGCTCAAGCACAAGGAAGCGGAACTTCTCGAGGTCTGA
- the pyrH gene encoding UMP kinase, which produces MQKSGQVTADGGAHRRVLLKLSGEAFAGGGGLGVDPDVVHAIAQEIATVVRAGTEVAVVIGGGNFFRGAELQQRGMDRARSDYMGMLGTVMNSLALQDFLHKEGVETRVQTAITMGQVAEPYIPLRAIRHLEKGRVVIFGAGMGMPYFSTDTTAVQRALEIHAEILLMGKNGVDGVYDADPKTNPGAVKFDQLEYSEVIARDLKVADLTAITLCKDNDLPMVVFELLAEGNIARAVKGEKIGTLISQDTQRG; this is translated from the coding sequence ATGCAGAAATCCGGGCAGGTGACCGCTGACGGCGGTGCGCATCGCCGCGTGCTGCTCAAGTTGTCCGGCGAGGCCTTCGCCGGCGGAGGGGGGCTCGGCGTGGACCCGGACGTGGTGCACGCCATCGCCCAGGAGATCGCCACCGTGGTGCGGGCCGGCACCGAGGTCGCCGTGGTGATCGGCGGCGGCAACTTCTTCCGCGGCGCCGAGCTTCAGCAGCGCGGCATGGACCGGGCGCGCTCCGACTACATGGGCATGCTCGGCACCGTGATGAACTCCCTCGCCCTGCAGGACTTCCTCCACAAGGAGGGCGTGGAGACCCGGGTGCAGACCGCCATCACCATGGGCCAGGTCGCCGAGCCCTACATCCCGCTGCGGGCGATCAGGCACCTGGAGAAGGGCCGCGTCGTGATCTTCGGCGCCGGCATGGGGATGCCCTACTTCTCCACCGACACCACCGCGGTGCAGCGGGCGCTGGAGATCCACGCGGAGATCCTGCTGATGGGCAAGAACGGCGTGGACGGGGTCTACGACGCCGACCCCAAGACCAACCCGGGCGCCGTCAAGTTCGACCAGCTCGAGTACTCCGAGGTCATCGCGCGCGATCTGAAGGTCGCCGACCTCACCGCGATCACGCTCTGCAAGGACAACGACCTGCCGATGGTGGTCTTCGAGCTTCTCGCGGAGGGCAATATCGCCCGAGCGGTCAAGGGTGAGAAGATCGGAACGCTGATCAGCCAGGACACCCAGCGGGGGTGA
- the tsf gene encoding translation elongation factor Ts: MANFTAADVKKLRELTGAGMMDCKKALDEAEGNVDKAVEILRVKGQKGVAKREGRSASNGAVVSLIAEDAKSGVLLELNCETDFVAKGDKFVAVADALAAHVAKTSPADLEALLASEIEAGKTVQTYVDEANAALGEKIVLSRFAKFDGEFVASYLHRTSPDLPPQVGVLVQLDKADAQTAKDVAQHIAAFSPKFLSREEIPAETVENERRVAEATAREEGKPEGALPKIVEGRVTGFFKENVLLDQPFAKDNKKSVQKVLDEAGVKLVAFSRFRVGV; encoded by the coding sequence ATGGCGAACTTCACCGCCGCCGACGTCAAGAAGCTCCGTGAGCTCACCGGCGCCGGAATGATGGACTGCAAGAAGGCCCTGGACGAGGCCGAGGGCAACGTCGACAAGGCCGTCGAGATCCTGCGCGTCAAGGGCCAGAAGGGCGTCGCCAAGCGCGAGGGCCGCTCCGCCTCCAACGGCGCCGTGGTCTCCCTCATCGCCGAGGACGCCAAGTCCGGCGTGCTGCTGGAGCTGAACTGCGAGACCGACTTCGTCGCCAAGGGCGACAAGTTCGTCGCGGTCGCCGACGCCCTGGCCGCCCACGTGGCCAAGACCTCCCCGGCCGACCTGGAGGCCCTCCTCGCCTCCGAGATCGAGGCCGGCAAGACCGTGCAGACCTACGTCGACGAGGCCAACGCCGCGCTCGGCGAGAAGATCGTGCTGAGCCGCTTCGCCAAGTTCGACGGCGAGTTCGTCGCCTCCTACCTCCACCGCACCTCTCCCGACCTGCCCCCGCAGGTCGGCGTGCTGGTCCAGCTGGACAAGGCCGACGCGCAGACCGCCAAGGACGTGGCGCAGCACATCGCCGCGTTCTCGCCGAAGTTCCTCAGCCGTGAGGAGATCCCGGCCGAGACCGTCGAGAACGAGCGCCGCGTGGCCGAGGCCACCGCCCGCGAGGAGGGCAAGCCCGAGGGCGCCCTGCCGAAGATCGTCGAGGGTCGCGTGACCGGCTTCTTCAAGGAGAACGTGCTGCTCGACCAGCCGTTCGCCAAGGACAACAAGAAGTCCGTGCAGAAGGTGCTCGACGAGGCCGGCGTCAAGCTGGTCGCGTTCAGCCGCTTCCGCGTGGGCGTCTGA
- the rpsB gene encoding 30S ribosomal protein S2, whose product MAVVTMRELLESGVHFGHQTRRWNPKMKRFIFTERNGIYIIDLLQSLNYIDRAYEFVKETVAHGGSVLFVGTKKQAQEAIAEQATRVGMPYVNQRWLGGMLTNFSTVYKRLQRLKELEEIDFDDVAGSGLTKKELLVLSREKAKLEKTLGGIREMQRVPSAVWIVDTKKEHIAVGEARKLNIPVVAILDTNCDPDEVDYKIPGNDDAIRSVTLLTRVIADAAAEGLMARAGAAKGDAKAEPGADQPLADWERDLLQGEKKADGQDAAEATDEKAAEAEVQESAGTAAQAEEAPAAEAPATEAPAAEAAAEAPAAPAEAAAEGTEQA is encoded by the coding sequence ATGGCCGTCGTCACGATGCGGGAGCTGCTGGAGAGCGGCGTCCACTTCGGTCACCAGACCCGGCGCTGGAACCCGAAGATGAAGCGCTTCATCTTCACCGAGCGCAACGGCATCTACATCATCGACCTGCTGCAGTCGCTGAACTACATCGACCGCGCCTACGAGTTCGTCAAGGAGACCGTTGCCCACGGCGGCAGCGTCCTCTTCGTCGGCACGAAGAAGCAGGCCCAGGAGGCCATCGCCGAGCAGGCCACCCGCGTGGGCATGCCCTACGTCAACCAGCGCTGGCTGGGCGGCATGCTGACCAACTTCTCGACCGTCTACAAGCGCCTGCAGCGCCTGAAGGAGCTCGAGGAGATCGACTTCGACGATGTGGCCGGCTCCGGCCTCACGAAGAAGGAGCTCCTGGTCCTCTCCCGCGAGAAGGCCAAGCTGGAGAAGACCCTCGGCGGTATCCGCGAGATGCAGCGGGTGCCCTCCGCGGTCTGGATCGTGGACACCAAGAAGGAGCACATCGCGGTCGGTGAGGCCCGGAAGCTCAACATCCCGGTCGTCGCGATCCTGGACACCAACTGCGACCCCGACGAGGTCGACTACAAGATCCCGGGCAACGACGACGCGATCCGCTCCGTCACCCTGCTCACCCGCGTGATCGCCGACGCCGCCGCCGAGGGCCTGATGGCCCGCGCCGGTGCCGCCAAGGGCGACGCGAAGGCCGAGCCGGGTGCCGACCAGCCGCTGGCCGACTGGGAGCGCGACCTGCTGCAGGGTGAGAAGAAGGCGGACGGCCAGGACGCCGCCGAGGCGACGGACGAGAAGGCCGCCGAGGCTGAGGTCCAGGAGTCCGCCGGCACCGCCGCGCAGGCCGAGGAGGCCCCGGCCGCGGAGGCTCCGGCCACCGAGGCTCCGGCCGCCGAGGCCGCCGCCGAGGCTCCGGCCGCTCCGGCCGAGGCCGCCGCCGAGGGCACCGAGCAGGCCTGA